In Cataglyphis hispanica isolate Lineage 1 chromosome 22, ULB_Chis1_1.0, whole genome shotgun sequence, a single window of DNA contains:
- the LOC126857740 gene encoding cytochrome P450 6k1-like, with protein MALITAYWGLDGIIVLTTLMIIVYLYMTRNFKYWKKRGISEIFPPTPFLGNFTECLLLRKAPAYFLKELYEQAKGLPYFGLYIFDKPFLLVRDRELIKNILIKDFNTFSDRYIMADPKDRLGCNNLFFMRNPTWKMLRMKLSPFFSSGKLKKMFELMLECGNNLDTYLESLKEDAEEMIEVRELAAKFTTDVIGSTAYGLDVNSFKDPNAEFRKYGKMIFQYDTIRGLEMLAIFFLPSIVRLTRVKLFGKEPTIFLRKVFWETITQRMESDIKRNDLIDILLELKKNYGDQDYNGFKFDGDDLMAQAASFFSAGFETSSTTTAFALYELALQPDIQSTLRKEIVEALDKSGGKITYDMTTSLPYLDMVVSETLRMYPPLGYLNRMPSETYKVPNFDLVIEKDTPIYIPMLGLHYDPEYFPNPNKFDPERFNEENKRDRPACVYFPFGEGPRACIGTRLGILQIKLALIIILRKCEITPCKETLIPMIIDPKGAMTVPLNGVIHLNFRKIKSSAL; from the exons ATGGCACTCATAACTGCTTACTGGGGTTTGGACGGCATTATAGTTTTAACGACTCTCATGATAATCGTTTATCTCTACATGACACGCAATTTTAAATACTGGAAGAAACGGGGCATCTCGGAAATCTTTCCACCGACACCTTTCTTAGGCAATTTCACAGAATGCCTATTACTAAGAAAAGCACCAGCATATTTTCTAAAGGAGTTATATGAGCAAGCAAAGGGATTACCTTACTTCGGTCTCTATATTTTCGACAAACCCTTCTTGTTAGTTCGTGATCGAGAACTCATTAAGAACATCTTAATAAAGGATTTTAATACCTTCTCCGATCGATACATTATGGCAGATCCGAAAGATCGTCTAGGTTGTaacaatctcttttttatgaGGAATCCAACCTGGAAGATGTTAAGAATGAAATTGTCGCCATTCTTCTCATCCggtaaactgaaaaaaatgtttgaattgATGTTAGAATGTGGAAACAATCTAGACACGTATCTCGAATCGTTGAAAGAAG ATGCAGAAGAGATGATTGAAGTGAGAGAATTAGCTGCCAAATTTACCACGGATGTCATTGGTAGCACTGCTTATGGACTCGATGTGAATTCGTTCAAGGATCCAAACGCTGAGTTTCGCAAATACGGCAAGATGATCTTTCAATACGATACAATTCGGGGCTTGGAAATGCTCGCGATATTTTTCCTTCCAAGTATAGTTCGACTCACTCGTGTAAAGCTATTTGGCAAAGAGCCTACTATCTTTTTGCGCAAGGTTTTTTGGGAGACAATCACTCAGCGCATGGAATCTGACATAAAGAGGAACGATCTCATCGACATTCTTctcgaattgaaaaaaaattacggtgATCAGGATTACAACGGATTTA aatttgaCGGGGATGATCTTATGGCGCAAGCAGCCAGTTTCTTTAGCGCTGGTTTCGAAACATCTTCAACAACAACGGCGTTCGCGTTGTATGAGCTCGCATTGCAACCTGATATTCAAAGTACTTTGAGGAAAGAAATTGTCGAGGCTCTTGACAAATCCGGTGGAAAAATTACATACGATATG ACTACATCGTTACCATATCTTGATATGGTGGTTTCCGAAACTTTGAGAATGTATCCGCCATTGGGCTATCTAAATCGTATGCCAAGTGAGACTTATAAAGTGCCGAACTTTGATCTCGTAATTGAAAAGGATACACCGATATACATCCCGATGCTTGGTCTACACTATGATCCGGAATACTTTCCCAATCCGAATAAGTTTGATCCGGAGCGATTCAATGAGGAAAATAAACGTGACAGACCGGCATGCGTCTATTTCCCCTTCGGAGAGGGTCCACGTGCGTGCATAG gcACTCGTTTaggaattttgcaaataaagctGGCACTTATAATAATCTTgagaaaatgtgaaataacaCCGTGCAAGGAAACTTTGATACCAATGATAATTGATCCGAAGGGTGCCATGACAGTACCATTAAACGGCGTAATACATCTCAACTtccgaaaaattaaatctagcgctctttaa